In Halobacteria archaeon AArc-dxtr1, the sequence ATCGCTTCGCGAGGACGCGTTCGAGGCGCTCGCCTCGGCAGAGGGCGAGACGATCCTCGATCTGGGCTGTGGACCGGGAACGAACTTCGAGGTGTTGCGAGCCGGTGTGGGTGAGACTGGAGCCGTGGTCGGACTCGACTACAGCCCCGAGATGAGCGAGCGCGCTGGCGAGCAGGTCGCCGAGGAGGGCTGGTCGAACGTCCACGTCGTCCGCGGAGACGCGACACAGTCGTGTGGACCACCGGCGACGTTCGACGCCGCAGTGACGACGTTCGCGCTGCATACGATGGCCGACGTCGACGCCGTCGTCGAGAACGTCTACGAGGCGCTTTGTCCGGGCGGCCGGTTCGTCGTCTCCGACGCCCGCGAGATCCAGCGCTGGCCGGCGAGCCTGTTGAATCCAGTCTACGAGCGCGTGATCGCCCGCGCCGTAAACCACCGTCGGGACCAGGATCCAGTGGGTGCGCTCGAGTCGACGTTCGACTCCGTCGAGATCGTGAGCACCTACGACGCAGGATCGGGCTACCTCGCGGTCGCACAGAAGCAAGAGTGACGGAGAGGTCGGGACGGATCCGACCGGAGGTCAGACCTCAAGACAGGTCCGTCGGGAGATCTGAAGCGCAATTCTCATCGGGCTCGGCCCCCGAGATCGGGTATGCGAATCGAGCTCCGCGTCTGCCAGCACTGTCTGGACGGCGACCACGGAAACGACCACAAGACGGCTGTCCTGAACGATATGGTGGCCTGTGCCGAACAGATCGCCGACTACAAGGAGATTCTGGGCCTCGAAACGGTGACGATCCGCCGCGTCAAGGACGACGAAGACGGCAAGCCGGAGACGCTTCCGGTCGTCACGGCGACGATCCAGAACGACCAGATCGTGTTGAACGACGTCCAGCTCGTCGCCGAGGGCGAGGACGGCAACATGCTCGTCTACCCGAACCCGGAGGACATTCTGACGGTGCTCGCGGGCAACATCGACGAGGTCGACAAGGTGGTCGACGAGGACGTCACCGTGGAGCTCTCGCCCGAAGGCGCGCAGGTACTCTCCTGATCGGCGGACGGATCCGCGAAGACGAGCCGGTCCAGCCGATGGCAAACCCACCGGCTCGACGGCCTGAAAACGAAATGCAGGACAGACGGTCGGCGTTAGATCCGACCGACGTTCTCGACGTCGACGCTCTCGACGTCGTCGACGGTCGCGAAGCTCTCCTCGACGGTTTCGGTGCCGCCCGCACCGTCGGGAACGATGACGGTTGGGTAGAGGGCGACCAGGCCGAACGCGACCTCCTCGCGCTCGACGCCGTTGATCTTGACACCCTCTGGCAGGGAGCTCTCTAAGCGCTCCTGGAGCGCGTCGAGGTCGATTTCGGGGCTACTCGGCATGACCT encodes:
- a CDS encoding elongation factor 1-beta, which codes for MGKVAAKIKVMPSSPEIDLDALQERLESSLPEGVKINGVEREEVAFGLVALYPTVIVPDGAGGTETVEESFATVDDVESVDVENVGRI
- a CDS encoding methyltransferase domain-containing protein: MEPAGTDVADGWDAFETDGVTADDGSSDGRGQRLYDWWGRRAGFYDAVIAMTGSLREDAFEALASAEGETILDLGCGPGTNFEVLRAGVGETGAVVGLDYSPEMSERAGEQVAEEGWSNVHVVRGDATQSCGPPATFDAAVTTFALHTMADVDAVVENVYEALCPGGRFVVSDAREIQRWPASLLNPVYERVIARAVNHRRDQDPVGALESTFDSVEIVSTYDAGSGYLAVAQKQE